One Dioscorea cayenensis subsp. rotundata cultivar TDr96_F1 chromosome 19, TDr96_F1_v2_PseudoChromosome.rev07_lg8_w22 25.fasta, whole genome shotgun sequence genomic window, GCCACGCAGATCAGTATTAAAGACCGTGCGCGAAACGAACAAAGAGATATCCGGCCTCATGTTGAACAACGTCCTGCTGAACTCCCTGACCGCCGCCGGCACATCGGCCCCTACCGTCAGTGGCGCGAATCCCCTCACCCACGCCTCGTAGTTCTCCTCCATCGCCGCGAACACCCTCTCGATCTCCCCTTTCTCAAATCCTCCGTGGTAATCCTTGTCATTCAAAAACCTTCAAATTGAAAACCTTTTTAAGTGCACATCACCTGTTCGACAAAATGCTcaacatatttttcttttctttgtttctttgtttctttgtttgtttgcttgtttttgGGGAATATAAACAATTCATTTTCATCTATTGATAACATTGGCTGTTCAATTTGGTCCTTTGATTTAATAAATacattgggatttttttttttcatttcaaccaaatataaaaaaatgatttttggcCCAAATTTCTCAAAAATCCTGAAAGAAAGGCTTTAACTTTTAACCTGGGGGACGCGCCGAGGAGGATGAGCTTAGAGAAAAGATCGGGGCGGCGGATGGAGGCGAGGATCCCGATCATGGCCGAGACGGAGTGGCCGATGAAAGCGCAGCGGTCGATGTGGAGCGCGCCGAGGATGGAGACAAGGTCATCGACATAGGCATCAAGGGTTGTGTACCGACGGAAGTCGAAGTGATCAGGGTTGACGCTGCCGGCGCATACGAGGTCGTAGAGGATGACCTTGTAGTCACGGGTGAAGTAGGGAAGGATGCGCTGCCACGCGGATTGGTCGGTGCCAAATCCATGGGAGAGCACGAGGAACTTGTCGCCGGAGCCGACGACCCTCACGTTGAGGATTTCCAAGAGTTTGTTGGGTGCGCGCGAGGTGTTTGTCAAA contains:
- the LOC120283556 gene encoding probable strigolactone esterase DAD2, with protein sequence MKGIGNLTNTSRAPNKLLEILNVRVVGSGDKFLVLSHGFGTDQSAWQRILPYFTRDYKVILYDLVCAGSVNPDHFDFRRYTTLDAYVDDLVSILGALHIDRCAFIGHSVSAMIGILASIRRPDLFSKLILLGASPRFLNDKDYHGGFEKGEIERVFAAMEENYEAWVRGFAPLTVGADVPAAVREFSRTLFNMRPDISLFVSRTVFNTDLRGVLGLVRSPCVIVQTARDVSVPVTVATYLKDHLGGRTSVEILNTEGHLPHLSAPQLLIQVLRRALSR